The Bifidobacteriaceae bacterium DNA segment CGACGGGCATGGCCGACTCAGGCGACCCCGTTGACGGCTCGCGCGGGCGGAGCCGTCGGCGGGTCGGGGGATGGGAAGGAGCGGCCCGCGACGAACACGGAGGGGGCGCGGGAATTACTCTGGCCGGGCAGGTGTTTGAAGGGTCGGATGCGACTCACGCCGTTGCTAGACGGACGCCGCGCCTTTGGACAGGTGAATAGCTCTGCGCCTTGGGCGAACACGGTTACCTCGGCGCGCAGTTGCTAGCTAGAGTCGATTGAGTGGGCTAAGTCTTTGCCGCGGAAGCCGCCGTTGCCAGACCCGGCCCCGACAGAAGGAGCACTATGTTTGAGCGCTTTACCGACCGTGCACGTCGGGTGATTGTGCTGGCCCAAGAAGAGGCCAGGCTGCTCAACCACAATTACCTGGGCACGGAGCACATTCTGCTCGGCCTGATCCACGAGGGCGAAGGCGTGGCCGCCAAAGCCCTCGAGGCGATCGGGATGACCCTGGAGAGTGTGCGCAGCCAGGTGCAAGAGATCATTGGCGAGGGACAGCAGTCGCCAAGCGGCAGCCATATTCCCTTCACGCCCAGGGCCAAGCGAGTCCTGGAGCTGACGCTGCGCGAAGCCTTGCAACTGGGGCACAACTACATTGGCACCGAACACATCCTGCTGGGTTTGATCCGCGAGGGCGAGGGCGTGGCCGCGCGCGTGCTGGTCAAACTGGGCGCCGACCTGGGCCGCCTGCGCCAGCAGGTGATCGAGATGCTGCAGGTCTACCAGGGCAAGGAGCAGATGGCGGGGACGGCCCCGGAGGCCTCGACCCCGGCCGGCAGCGCCGTGCTGGACCAGTTCGGGCTGAACCTGACCCAGGCCGCCCGCGAAGGCAAGCTCGACCCGGTGATCGGCCGCTCGAAGGAAATCGAGCGCGTGATGCAGGTCCTTAGCCGCCGGACCAAGAACAACCCGGTGCTGATCGGCGAGCCGGGCGTGGGCAAGACCGCGATCGTGGAGGGCCTGGCCCAAGACATTGTTCGCGGCGACGTCCCCGAAACCCTCAAGGACAAGCAGCTTTACACCCTCGACCTGGGGTCGCTGGTGGCCGGTTCGCGCTACCGCGGCGACTTCGAGGAGCGGTTGAAGAAGGTTCTGAAGGAGATCCGCACCCGCGGCGACATCATCTTGTTCATTGACGAGATCCACACGCTGGTGGGCGCCGGCGCCGCAGAAGGCGCGATCGACGCCGCGTCGATCTTGAAGCCCATGCTGGCGCGCGGCGAACTGCAGACCGTGGGCGCCACCACCCTGGACGAATACCGCAAGTACGTGGAAAAGGACCCGGCGCTGGAGCGCCGTTTCCAGCCGATCCAGGTGCAGCAGCCGTCGGTGGCGCACACCATCGACATCCTGCGCGGTTTGCGCGACCGTTACGAGTCGCACCATCGCGTGTCGATCACCGATTCGGCGCTGGTGGCGGCCGCGCAGTTGGCCGACCGCTACGTCAACGACCGGTTCCTCCCCGACAAGGCCATCGACCTGATCGACGAGGCCGGCGCCCGGCTCAGGATCCGCCGCATGACGGCCCCGCCGGAACTGCGGGAGATGGACGACCAGATTGCCGAGACAAGGCGCGAGAAGGAAATCGCGATCGACAACCAGGATTTCGAGAAAGCGGCGTCGTTGCGGGATGACGAGCGCAAGCTCACCGAGGCCCGCGCCGAACGCGAAAAGGCCTGGCGCGCAGGCGACCTGGACACGGTGGCGGAAGTGGACGAGGAACTGATCGCCGAGGTCTTGGCCATGTCCACCGGCATCCCGGTGATCAAGCTGACCGAGGAGGAGTCCAGCCGCCTGCTGCGGATGGAAGACGAGTTGCACAAGCGCGTGATCGGCCAAGACGAGGCGATCAAGGCGTTGTCTCAGGCGATCCGCCGCACCCGCGCCGGGCTGAAAGACCCGAAGCGCCCAGGCGGCTCGTTCATCTTCGCCGGGCCGACCGGGGTCGGCAAGACCGAACTGGCCAAGGCTCTGGCGGAGTTCCTGTTCGGCGATGAGGACGCGCTGATCCAACTCGACATGTCGGAGTTCGCGGAGCGGCACACCGTGTCCCGGTTGTTCGGCTCGCCTCCCGGCTACGTGGGCTATGAAGAGGGCGGGCAGTTGACCGAGAAGGTGCGGCGCAAGCCGTTCTCGGTGGTGCTGTTCGACGAGGTCGAAAAAGCCCATGCGGACATCTTCAACTCGCTCCTCCAAATCCTGGAGGAAGGCAAGCTGACGGACGCCCAAGGGCGCACGGTGGACTTCAAGAACACCGTCATCATCATGACCACGAACCTCGGCACCAAGGACATCGCCAAGGGCGTCATGACCGGCTTCCAGGCCGGCGGCAAC contains these protein-coding regions:
- a CDS encoding ATP-dependent Clp protease ATP-binding subunit, with amino-acid sequence MFERFTDRARRVIVLAQEEARLLNHNYLGTEHILLGLIHEGEGVAAKALEAIGMTLESVRSQVQEIIGEGQQSPSGSHIPFTPRAKRVLELTLREALQLGHNYIGTEHILLGLIREGEGVAARVLVKLGADLGRLRQQVIEMLQVYQGKEQMAGTAPEASTPAGSAVLDQFGLNLTQAAREGKLDPVIGRSKEIERVMQVLSRRTKNNPVLIGEPGVGKTAIVEGLAQDIVRGDVPETLKDKQLYTLDLGSLVAGSRYRGDFEERLKKVLKEIRTRGDIILFIDEIHTLVGAGAAEGAIDAASILKPMLARGELQTVGATTLDEYRKYVEKDPALERRFQPIQVQQPSVAHTIDILRGLRDRYESHHRVSITDSALVAAAQLADRYVNDRFLPDKAIDLIDEAGARLRIRRMTAPPELREMDDQIAETRREKEIAIDNQDFEKAASLRDDERKLTEARAEREKAWRAGDLDTVAEVDEELIAEVLAMSTGIPVIKLTEEESSRLLRMEDELHKRVIGQDEAIKALSQAIRRTRAGLKDPKRPGGSFIFAGPTGVGKTELAKALAEFLFGDEDALIQLDMSEFAERHTVSRLFGSPPGYVGYEEGGQLTEKVRRKPFSVVLFDEVEKAHADIFNSLLQILEEGKLTDAQGRTVDFKNTVIIMTTNLGTKDIAKGVMTGFQAGGNLSNDYERMKNKVQDELKQHFRPEFLNRVDDTIVFPQLTQAQIELIVDLMMAQLDKRLVNQGMSITLTEAARKLLAERGYDPVLGARPLRRAIQREIEDVLSEKILFGEIRRGERVEVDATG